In Xiphias gladius isolate SHS-SW01 ecotype Sanya breed wild chromosome 16, ASM1685928v1, whole genome shotgun sequence, a genomic segment contains:
- the tyw5 gene encoding tRNA wybutosine-synthesizing protein 5, translated as MELQEKIPVPIRTEVDRDVFLREVCPERRPAVLRGVCLGPCLEKWTAEYLGQRGGDKEVKIHVSTVPQMDFLRKNFVYKTLPFSEFVKRASEKKHSDFFLCEDESYYLRSLGEDVRKEPADLSKQFPDLAADFHIPHFFEPDQFFSSVFRISSCGLQLWTHYDVMDNLLAQVSGMKRVVLYSPQDALHLYLSGDKSEVVDIDAPDLKRFPEFVKAKRYECVLEPGDLLFIPALWFHNTTALQFGVGVNVFWRHLPADSYDKKDPYGNKDPVAATRAFQALERALHMLDELPADYRDFYGRRMVQRIQKRTRSGSLSATGTQEDSDHTLPSRQFTKPG; from the exons ATGGAGCTCCAGGAAAAGATCCCTGTGCCGATTCGGACGGAGGTCGACCGGGACGTGTTTCTGCGAGAGGTCTGTCCAGAG CGCAGACCGGCCGTGCTGAGGGGTGTGTGCCTCGGACCGTGTCTGGAGAAGTGGACGGCTGAATATCTTGGCCAGAGGGGAGGGGACAAGGAAGTGAAGATTCACGTATCCACTGTGCCACAGATGGACTTCCTTCGCAAAAACTTTGTGTACAA GACTCTGCCATTCAGTGAATTTGTGAAAAGGGCATCGGAGAAAAAACACTCTGACTTTTTCTTGTGTGAG GATGAGAGCTATTATCTTCGATCATTGGGAGAGGACGTCCGAAAG GAACCTGCGGATCTGAGCAAACAGTTCCCAGACTTGGCAGCGGACTTTCATATCCCACACTTCTTTGAACCTGATCAGTTTTTCTCCAGCGTCTTCCGAATCAGCTCCTGTGGTCTGCAGCTGTGGACCCACTACGAT GTGATGGATAACCTGCTGGCTCAGGTGTCGGGGATGAAGAGAGTGGTCCTCTACAGCCCCCAGGATGCGTTGCACCTCTACCTGTCAG GTGATAAGTCGGAGGTTGTGGACATTGACGCCCCAGATCTGAAACGGTTTCCTGAGTTTGTGAAGGCAAAGCGGTACGAGTGTGTGCTTGAGCCCGGAGATCTGCTCTTTATCCCTG CCCTGTGGTTCCATAACACCACTGCGCTGCAGTTCGGTGTGGGTGTTAATGTGTTCTGGCGCCATCTACCTGCCGACAGCTACGACAAAAAGGACCCGTACGGCAACAAAGACCCAGTGGCTGCAACTCGAGCCTTCCAGGCACTGGAGAGGGCCCTGCACATGCTGGATGAACTTCCTGCAGATTATCGGGACTTTTATGGGCGCCGCATGGTTCAGCGCATCCAAAAGCGGACACGCAGTGGCAGTCTGTCGGCAACAGGTACACAGGAGGACTCTGACCATACGTTACCCAGCAGGCAATTCACCAAACCTGGATGA